Proteins from one Dysgonomonas sp. HDW5A genomic window:
- a CDS encoding HdeD family acid-resistance protein: MENHLLSTFKRAVKNWWISLLVGIVAVVVGFICMFTPFATFAAITLLFVFSFFVGGISEIVFALSNKNVIHNWGWTLAMGIIDLLFAVFLLANLDIAPLMLCYFIAFWILIQSIWGIGMAFDLQSVRNSGWGWVLALSILSVFASIILLFQPAIAGLFAAYIISFAFIFYGILRIFLAFKLKTLVKYLPKDHDEHRLGE; encoded by the coding sequence ATGGAAAATCATTTACTTTCTACATTCAAAAGAGCAGTTAAAAATTGGTGGATATCACTATTAGTCGGTATTGTAGCCGTTGTAGTTGGCTTTATATGTATGTTTACACCATTTGCCACATTTGCAGCAATCACACTCCTATTCGTTTTCTCATTTTTCGTTGGAGGAATTTCAGAAATCGTATTTGCACTTTCCAACAAGAATGTAATACATAATTGGGGATGGACACTTGCAATGGGTATTATCGATTTGCTATTTGCCGTATTCTTATTAGCCAATTTAGATATTGCACCTCTTATGCTTTGCTATTTTATCGCCTTCTGGATACTTATTCAATCCATCTGGGGAATAGGTATGGCTTTTGACCTTCAATCAGTAAGAAATAGCGGTTGGGGATGGGTATTGGCATTATCAATACTTAGTGTATTTGCCTCTATCATCCTATTGTTTCAACCCGCTATAGCAGGTTTGTTTGCAGCATACATTATCTCTTTTGCATTTATTTTCTATGGAATACTAAGAATATTCCTGGCATTCAAACTGAAAACTTTGGTTAAATATTTACCGAAAGATCATGACGAACATCGTCTAGGAGAATGA
- the dtd gene encoding D-aminoacyl-tRNA deacylase, translating into MRVIIQRVKQASVTVEGSIKSKIDRGLLVLLGIEDSDSAEDIAWLCNKIANLRIFDDKEGIMNLSLKDISAEVIVVSQFTLFASTKKGNRPSYLRASKPDIAIPMYEKFCKELEKTIDNKVQTGVFGAHMEVELINDGPVTIWIDSKEKE; encoded by the coding sequence ATGCGTGTAATAATACAAAGGGTAAAACAAGCATCTGTAACCGTAGAAGGTAGCATAAAATCAAAAATAGATAGAGGTTTGTTAGTGCTTCTAGGCATAGAGGATTCAGACTCAGCCGAAGATATCGCCTGGCTATGTAATAAAATAGCTAATCTGCGCATTTTTGATGATAAGGAAGGTATAATGAATCTCTCATTAAAAGACATAAGTGCAGAAGTCATTGTAGTGTCTCAATTTACACTTTTCGCTTCTACTAAAAAGGGGAACAGACCTTCATATCTCAGAGCCTCGAAACCGGATATTGCAATACCCATGTATGAGAAGTTCTGTAAAGAATTAGAAAAAACAATAGATAACAAAGTCCAAACGGGCGTTTTTGGAGCCCATATGGAGGTCGAATTAATCAACGACGGGCCAGTAACTATCTGGATTGATTCAAAGGAAAAAGAATAG
- a CDS encoding nucleotide pyrophosphohydrolase gives MTIQEAQNKVDEWIKTYGVRYFSELTNMTILTEEVGELARIMARTYGDQSFKKADLDKNLADEMADIMWVLMCLANQTGVDLTEAFNKNMEKKTNRDKNRHINNDKLTQS, from the coding sequence ATGACTATACAGGAAGCACAGAACAAAGTAGACGAATGGATAAAAACATACGGAGTCAGATATTTCTCCGAATTAACCAATATGACCATTCTTACCGAAGAAGTTGGAGAGTTGGCACGCATCATGGCACGAACCTATGGCGATCAGTCGTTTAAAAAGGCTGATCTGGACAAAAATCTGGCAGATGAAATGGCCGATATAATGTGGGTACTTATGTGTTTGGCAAACCAGACCGGAGTAGACCTCACGGAAGCTTTTAACAAGAACATGGAAAAGAAAACAAACAGGGATAAAAACCGACATATAAATAACGATAAACTGACTCAATCATGA
- a CDS encoding adenine phosphoribosyltransferase, whose product MPHKKIESLRSSVRNIPDFPIPGIQFKDVTTLFQSPQNLKDLTEVLTDLYKNKGITKVVGIESRGFIMGPILALNMNAGFIPIRKPGKLPADTYEESYEKEYGVDTIQIHKDSLEPDDVVLIHDDLLATGGTMLAAYKLIKRMGVKKIYVNFIIELEQLQGRKLFPDDVEVEAIIKYDI is encoded by the coding sequence ATGCCACACAAAAAAATTGAAAGTCTAAGATCATCCGTAAGAAATATTCCAGACTTTCCAATACCGGGAATCCAGTTTAAAGATGTAACCACATTATTTCAATCTCCTCAAAACTTGAAAGACCTGACAGAAGTTTTAACAGACTTGTATAAAAACAAGGGCATAACCAAAGTTGTAGGAATTGAATCAAGAGGATTTATAATGGGCCCTATTTTAGCTTTAAATATGAATGCCGGATTTATTCCAATCAGAAAACCCGGAAAGCTTCCTGCAGATACATACGAAGAAAGCTACGAAAAAGAATATGGTGTAGATACAATACAAATACACAAAGATTCGCTAGAACCAGATGATGTAGTACTAATTCATGATGATTTACTTGCAACAGGAGGAACAATGCTTGCTGCATATAAATTAATCAAAAGAATGGGTGTAAAAAAAATATATGTAAACTTCATTATCGAATTAGAACAACTTCAGGGTCGAAAACTATTCCCTGATGATGTAGAAGTGGAAGCAATTATAAAATACGATATTTAA
- the uvrC gene encoding excinuclease ABC subunit UvrC: MNDVLRNIIQNIPDKPGCYQYFDDKGSIIYVGKAKNLKKRVSSYFTKTHHDSPKTRILVSKIKDIKYIVVDTEEDTFLLENNLIKEYQPRYNVMLKDDKTYASIVIRNEFFPRIIQTRNIVKDGSQYFGPYASGGSIKALLETIHKLYPIRTCSLSLTPENIKNGKFKVCLEYHIKRCLGPCEGLQSLEEYNKNVESVREILKGNINIASKAIYEEMQNLAADFKFEEAQKLKEKYILIENFKQRSTVVSSIMYNIDIFGYDEDSSAAYINFLSVHNGSVIRAYTFEYKKKLDEQKEELLGLAILEMKDRFLKLAKEIVVPFLPDLILQDTEFTIPQRGDKLKLLKLSIQNVKQYKIDKLKKAESLNPEQRSIRIVKGIQNDLHLKELPIHIECFDNSNIQGTNPVSACVVFKMAKPSKQDYRHFMVKTVEGPDDFSTMKEVVFRRYHRLKEEKAPLPQLIVIDGGKGQLSAACESLKELELYGKIAIVGIAKRLEEIYYPEDSIPLYLDKNSDTLKVIQHLRDEAHRFGITFHRNLRSKGQIVSELDSIKGIGEETKKMLLKHFKSIKRIKSSTSEEIEEVVGKHKAKLIGEHFNKDKKDTDI; this comes from the coding sequence ATGAATGATGTCTTAAGAAATATAATACAGAATATACCGGATAAACCTGGATGTTATCAATATTTTGATGACAAAGGAAGTATTATATATGTAGGAAAGGCTAAGAATCTAAAAAAAAGAGTATCTTCTTATTTTACAAAGACTCATCACGACAGCCCTAAAACGCGTATACTGGTTAGTAAAATAAAAGATATAAAATATATTGTTGTAGATACCGAAGAGGATACTTTTTTATTAGAGAACAATCTGATAAAGGAATACCAACCTCGCTACAATGTAATGTTAAAAGATGACAAAACATATGCTTCTATTGTCATCAGAAATGAATTTTTTCCACGAATAATTCAAACCCGCAATATAGTAAAAGACGGATCACAGTATTTTGGTCCGTATGCCAGTGGAGGAAGTATAAAAGCGTTACTCGAAACAATTCATAAGCTCTACCCTATTCGCACATGCAGCCTAAGTTTAACTCCCGAGAATATAAAAAACGGAAAGTTTAAAGTATGTCTCGAGTATCATATCAAAAGATGCCTAGGTCCATGTGAAGGTTTACAATCTTTAGAAGAATATAATAAGAATGTAGAAAGTGTACGCGAGATACTAAAGGGAAATATAAATATTGCAAGTAAAGCAATCTATGAAGAAATGCAAAATCTGGCTGCGGATTTTAAATTTGAAGAAGCTCAGAAATTGAAAGAGAAATATATATTAATAGAAAACTTCAAACAGCGATCGACCGTTGTTTCGAGCATTATGTACAATATTGATATTTTCGGCTACGACGAAGATAGTTCGGCAGCCTACATCAATTTCCTAAGCGTGCATAATGGATCGGTCATACGGGCATATACTTTCGAATACAAGAAAAAGCTAGATGAGCAAAAAGAAGAGCTATTGGGACTCGCCATCCTCGAAATGAAAGACCGATTCCTAAAACTCGCTAAAGAGATAGTAGTGCCTTTCCTCCCTGATCTTATTCTTCAGGATACCGAATTTACTATACCTCAAAGAGGGGATAAACTGAAGCTACTTAAACTGTCTATTCAGAATGTAAAACAATATAAAATAGACAAGCTCAAAAAGGCCGAAAGCTTGAATCCCGAACAACGCTCTATAAGAATTGTAAAAGGGATCCAGAACGACTTACACTTAAAAGAACTTCCTATACATATCGAATGTTTCGATAACTCGAATATTCAAGGAACAAACCCTGTATCTGCATGTGTAGTATTCAAAATGGCAAAACCATCCAAACAAGACTACCGTCACTTTATGGTAAAAACTGTAGAAGGCCCTGATGATTTTTCGACCATGAAAGAAGTTGTATTCAGGCGCTATCACAGACTCAAGGAAGAGAAGGCCCCCCTACCCCAACTCATTGTTATTGACGGTGGTAAAGGACAATTAAGTGCGGCTTGCGAATCTTTAAAGGAACTCGAATTGTATGGAAAAATAGCCATCGTAGGCATAGCCAAAAGGTTAGAAGAAATATATTATCCGGAAGACTCTATTCCTCTCTATTTAGATAAAAATTCTGATACTCTAAAAGTTATCCAACACCTTAGAGATGAAGCCCATCGCTTTGGTATTACTTTTCACAGAAACCTAAGAAGTAAAGGACAAATTGTATCTGAACTTGATAGTATTAAAGGAATCGGAGAAGAAACAAAGAAAATGTTATTAAAGCATTTCAAAAGCATAAAACGCATAAAATCAAGCACATCGGAAGAAATAGAAGAAGTTGTGGGCAAACACAAAGCCAAACTTATCGGTGAACATTTCAATAAAGACAAAAAAGACACAGACATCTAA
- the mnmG gene encoding tRNA uridine-5-carboxymethylaminomethyl(34) synthesis enzyme MnmG, whose translation MDFKYDVIVVGAGHAGCEAATAAANLGSKTLLITMDMNKIAQMSCNPAVGGIAKGQIVREIDALGGQMAIVTDKTAIQFRMLNKSKGPAMWSPRAQSDRAQFILKWREIVENTNNLFIWQDAVTSLVIENKTVKGVKTSLGVTFSAQSVVLTNGTFLNGLMHIGSTQLTGGRVAEPASYGITEQLREAGFTTDRMKTGTPARIDGRSVDFSLMEEQKGEEDFHKFSYLDFKPRTLKQLSCWICNTNEEVHDKLREGLEYSPLYNGQIKSIGPRYCPSIETKIVTFSEKNSHQLFLEPEGENTQEYYLNGFSSSLPLHNQIEALEKIPAFRNIHIYRPGYAIEYDFFDPTQLKHTLETKLMKNLFFAGQINGTTGYEEAAGQGLIAGINAHLNCHSDKEFILRRDQAYIGVLIDDLVTKGVDEPYRMFTSRAEYRILLRQDDADVRLTQLGYDLGIVKEDRINLLNEKKEEINKLIEFTANYPLKPEYINSSLEKLGTSPLKQRVKLKDLLTRPQISIENILDSIPAFKAEIDKIPNRKEEIIEATEIRIKYDGYIKREQLIAEKITRLENILIKDKIDYESILSLSTEARQKLAKINPETIGQASRIPGVSPNDISILLVLLGR comes from the coding sequence ATGGATTTTAAATATGACGTAATAGTCGTAGGCGCAGGACATGCCGGCTGTGAAGCCGCTACAGCAGCAGCTAACTTAGGCTCAAAAACCCTGTTAATAACGATGGATATGAATAAGATCGCCCAGATGAGCTGTAATCCTGCAGTGGGTGGAATCGCAAAAGGACAAATAGTAAGAGAGATCGACGCTTTAGGCGGACAAATGGCGATTGTTACAGATAAAACTGCCATCCAATTCAGAATGCTAAACAAGTCGAAAGGACCTGCGATGTGGAGTCCTCGGGCACAAAGCGACAGGGCTCAATTCATTTTAAAATGGAGAGAAATTGTCGAAAACACCAATAACTTATTCATCTGGCAAGATGCGGTTACATCCCTGGTTATCGAAAATAAAACAGTAAAAGGTGTAAAAACAAGTCTCGGTGTAACATTTTCCGCACAATCGGTAGTGCTTACAAACGGTACTTTTTTGAACGGATTGATGCATATCGGATCGACTCAACTTACAGGAGGAAGGGTTGCAGAACCTGCTTCATACGGAATCACCGAACAATTAAGAGAGGCGGGATTTACTACAGACAGAATGAAAACGGGAACTCCTGCCAGAATTGACGGTAGAAGCGTTGACTTTTCACTGATGGAAGAACAAAAAGGTGAAGAAGATTTCCACAAATTTTCTTACTTAGATTTCAAACCTAGAACCCTTAAACAACTTAGTTGCTGGATATGCAATACAAATGAAGAAGTTCATGACAAACTAAGAGAAGGTCTTGAATATTCACCCCTTTACAACGGACAAATCAAGAGTATAGGACCAAGATACTGTCCAAGCATCGAAACTAAAATAGTAACTTTTTCGGAGAAAAATTCACACCAATTGTTCTTAGAACCCGAAGGTGAAAACACTCAGGAATATTACTTAAATGGTTTTTCCTCGTCTCTCCCACTCCACAACCAAATTGAGGCTCTTGAAAAAATACCGGCTTTCAGAAACATTCATATCTACAGACCGGGATATGCTATTGAGTACGATTTCTTCGATCCTACGCAATTAAAACATACGTTGGAAACGAAATTAATGAAAAACTTATTCTTTGCCGGTCAAATAAACGGAACTACAGGATATGAAGAAGCTGCGGGACAAGGACTGATTGCAGGTATAAATGCTCACTTGAATTGCCACAGTGATAAAGAATTTATCTTAAGACGAGACCAAGCATATATAGGTGTATTGATCGATGATCTGGTAACAAAAGGCGTGGATGAACCGTACAGAATGTTTACTTCTCGTGCCGAATATAGAATCTTATTAAGACAAGACGATGCTGACGTACGCCTCACTCAATTGGGATATGATCTGGGTATTGTAAAAGAAGACCGCATAAATCTTCTGAATGAAAAGAAAGAAGAAATAAACAAACTGATTGAATTCACGGCAAACTATCCTTTGAAACCGGAATATATAAATTCATCATTGGAGAAATTAGGAACAAGTCCTTTAAAACAAAGAGTCAAATTAAAAGACTTGTTGACCCGTCCACAAATAAGTATCGAAAACATTCTGGATTCGATTCCTGCATTTAAAGCAGAGATTGATAAAATCCCGAATAGAAAAGAGGAAATCATCGAAGCAACAGAAATAAGAATCAAATATGACGGTTACATCAAACGCGAACAATTGATCGCTGAAAAGATAACCAGATTAGAAAACATTCTGATAAAAGACAAAATCGATTACGAAAGCATTTTATCTCTTTCGACGGAGGCTCGCCAAAAGCTCGCCAAAATAAATCCGGAAACAATCGGACAAGCAAGTCGAATCCCCGGAGTTTCACCGAATGACATTTCGATTCTCCTTGTACTTTTGGGAAGATAA